A genome region from Sphingobacteriaceae bacterium GW460-11-11-14-LB5 includes the following:
- a CDS encoding ABC transporter ATP-binding protein, producing the protein MKKFPFFKQLDQMDCGPSCLRMIAKFYGRNYSLQRLREISGINKQGVSLLGISEAAEKIGFRTFGTKLGLEKLNEVELPVILHWKQKHFVVLHQITTKSPRKKIYHIADPAKGLINYKESEFIKYWVNGTGQSHIDGVSLLLSPTPSFFNQGGDPDKGLNFSYMLGYLYKYKKLILQLFLGLLVGSLLQLILPFLTQSVVDVGINTRNLNFVYIVLIAQTMLFLGRMSVDFIRSWILLHMTTRLNISILTDFLIKLMKLPMHFFETKMTGDIMQRMSDQSRIQSFLTGPSLNTIFTSFNLIIFAFVLAYYNLNIFMIFLVSSILYSLWVMFFLKKRRELDMKRFDISSENQGNIVQLISGMQEIKLNNCEQQKRWEWERIQASLFKFSVKSLALGQYQRFGAFFINEGKNIIITFTVVKSVIDGNLTLGAMMAVQYVVGQLSSPVEQILGFLQAYQDAKISLERLNEIHELKDEEPIDKKFIYELPIQKTINIQKLSFTYPGAGNDPVLNDIDLIIPEGKTTAIVGMSGSGKTTILKLLLRFYDVEKGDIKIGNTSLSQIGYKYWRSQCGIVMQDGFIFSDTIARNIAVGDEYPDRSKLQHAIDVANIGDFIDTLPLGVETKIGAAGNGISQGQRQRLLIARAVYKDPMYIFFDEATNALDANNEKVIMKNLETFFKGRTVVVVAHRLSTVKNADHIIVLDKGRIIEKGTHRELVNASGEYFELVKNQLEIGV; encoded by the coding sequence GTGAAAAAATTTCCCTTTTTTAAACAACTTGATCAAATGGACTGCGGCCCTTCATGCTTACGGATGATTGCCAAATTTTATGGGCGTAATTATAGTTTGCAAAGATTACGGGAAATATCTGGTATAAATAAACAAGGCGTATCACTGTTGGGAATAAGCGAGGCTGCTGAGAAAATCGGATTTAGAACATTTGGAACAAAATTAGGTTTAGAAAAATTAAACGAAGTTGAACTACCTGTAATCTTACATTGGAAACAAAAGCATTTTGTTGTACTCCATCAAATAACAACTAAATCACCAAGAAAAAAGATATACCATATTGCAGACCCCGCCAAAGGCTTAATTAATTATAAAGAATCAGAGTTTATCAAATATTGGGTTAATGGTACTGGTCAGTCCCACATAGATGGTGTTTCCTTATTACTATCTCCAACACCTTCTTTTTTTAACCAGGGAGGTGATCCAGATAAGGGGCTTAATTTCAGCTACATGCTGGGTTATTTGTATAAATACAAAAAACTCATTTTACAATTATTTCTTGGGTTATTAGTAGGAAGTTTATTACAACTCATTTTGCCTTTTTTAACCCAATCAGTAGTAGATGTAGGCATCAATACGAGGAACTTAAACTTTGTTTATATAGTGCTTATCGCACAAACAATGCTATTTCTAGGTCGAATGAGTGTCGATTTCATTAGATCGTGGATACTCCTGCATATGACTACCAGGCTAAATATCTCCATTTTAACCGATTTTCTGATCAAATTGATGAAATTACCAATGCATTTTTTCGAAACAAAAATGACTGGTGATATTATGCAGCGAATGAGTGATCAAAGTAGAATTCAGAGTTTTCTAACCGGCCCATCCCTCAATACAATTTTTACGTCTTTTAACCTAATCATTTTTGCTTTCGTCTTAGCTTATTACAACTTAAACATCTTTATGATTTTTTTGGTTAGTAGTATCTTATATAGCTTGTGGGTAATGTTCTTCCTTAAAAAAAGACGTGAGTTAGACATGAAACGTTTCGATATTTCTTCAGAGAACCAGGGAAATATTGTGCAGCTAATCAGCGGGATGCAAGAAATTAAACTAAACAACTGCGAACAGCAAAAAAGGTGGGAGTGGGAGCGGATTCAGGCAAGCCTGTTTAAGTTTAGTGTAAAAAGTTTGGCCCTTGGGCAGTATCAAAGATTTGGTGCCTTCTTTATTAACGAGGGCAAGAATATAATTATCACATTCACTGTAGTTAAATCTGTTATAGATGGCAACCTCACACTTGGTGCAATGATGGCCGTACAGTATGTTGTTGGACAATTAAGTTCTCCTGTGGAACAAATATTAGGTTTTCTACAGGCTTATCAAGATGCTAAAATAAGCTTAGAAAGATTAAATGAAATTCATGAGCTTAAAGATGAAGAACCAATAGATAAAAAATTTATTTATGAATTGCCCATCCAAAAAACAATTAACATACAAAAATTAAGTTTTACCTATCCGGGAGCTGGTAACGACCCTGTACTGAATGATATTGATTTAATAATTCCAGAAGGAAAAACAACAGCTATTGTAGGCATGAGTGGTAGTGGTAAGACTACAATTTTAAAACTATTACTCAGGTTTTATGATGTTGAAAAGGGCGATATTAAAATTGGAAATACCTCGCTTAGCCAAATTGGATATAAATATTGGAGAAGCCAGTGTGGGATAGTGATGCAGGATGGCTTTATTTTTTCAGATACCATTGCCAGAAATATTGCTGTAGGAGATGAGTACCCCGACAGGTCTAAGTTACAACATGCCATCGATGTAGCAAACATTGGCGATTTTATTGATACACTACCACTAGGGGTAGAAACTAAAATAGGTGCTGCGGGTAATGGGATCAGCCAAGGACAAAGACAGCGATTGTTAATTGCCAGGGCAGTTTATAAAGATCCGATGTATATTTTCTTTGATGAAGCAACCAATGCGTTAGATGCTAACAACGAAAAGGTAATTATGAAAAATTTAGAAACTTTTTTCAAAGGCCGTACAGTTGTAGTGGTGGCGCACCGTTTAAGTACCGTTAAAAATGCCGACCATATAATCGTATTAGATAAAGGCCGGATCATAGAAAAAGGTACGCATCGGGAGTTGGTTAATGCGAGTGGAGAATACTTTGAATTAGTAAAAAATCAATTAGAAATTGGCGTGTAA